A stretch of DNA from Dioscorea cayenensis subsp. rotundata cultivar TDr96_F1 chromosome 4, TDr96_F1_v2_PseudoChromosome.rev07_lg8_w22 25.fasta, whole genome shotgun sequence:
tttttatatttggttttatttttttgataaatttatggtttatttattttattataaaaaataagaaaattcaaattaaatgagAAGGCCCAGAAGGGAATTTCTCAGAGGATGATAGGCAATTAATATAAGAACAACTGTAATGAAACAACAACTTCCAACATAAAAGCCTTGCTATTGAGAAGCTGTAAAAACTGAAGCAATTAAAGTTAATTAACAACAAATAAATGACAGAGATACATCAAATTGTCTTCTAactctattttatgtttttagcaAACAAGCAAAGCAAATATCATTCTCCAAGCAAACAGAGTACCTATATACATTAACTTTTCTTtacaaaagaagataaaaaaaaaacatatcctCATTTATAATTGATCTTCAGCAACAACTATCAAGTTTACTCAAACCCTTCACTTGAGTTCTGGACCAGAACAACTCCAAGTGTAACAACAGAGGCATACACAGAATTGGGCACCTTCTGCACAACTTTGCCAACTCCAGGGACTCCCTCAGTGGCCCTCTTGGTTAGCAATGCAACAGCTGGGGCAACTATCAGTGCAATTACCAGGTTCCTGCTAACCGCTGTCAGCATGTCAGTAGTCAGTTTCTGGATGAAATCCGCAAATTCTTCACGATCAAGAAGACCATTTAAATTCACATCATATTCCTGCATTAATAAAAGATATGGGTTAGTTCTGTCAGCAGAATTGACTTAAATTGAACATCACCTCCAGCTGCCTGCATCTGTTGATATAGCTGCACAAGAACACATGTATGTGTTCCATGATAAGTTGTTACTTGAAGAAAAGCTTTGTGATAATGTTCTGATCAGTGTTACTTAGATATAACgtatgcaaaaaaaatttatgtatcCATACACAGATATATTCAAGCATTTTCTCTAGTTACAGTGTGATACGATTGGGGACAATCATTTATTCACCATATGATCctatttgtttaattaaccCCTTTCTATTTCACTCTCAATcttaattttttccttttaattttgaatctaaatcttttcttttttggacTGTCGTATCTTTCAGCTTTTTAAATTGcattttttagtaaatttttctTATCATTGTAAATTTATTCTTATCTTTTAAATAGCGAtttcatgattttaaaaatCCCATCTTActataatttagattttaaaatgatttaaatCCTGTATTTAAC
This window harbors:
- the LOC120259591 gene encoding uncharacterized protein LOC120259591, giving the protein MGQVFGSIQDMLHGRKWRERQIRKITDKVFDRIKEDSGKDTLTFEDVCIAVLYVYNDINKYLPGPHNNPPSKAELRALMQEYDVNLNGLLDREEFADFIQKLTTDMLTAVSRNLVIALIVAPAVALLTKRATEGVPGVGKVVQKVPNSVYASVVTLGVVLVQNSSEGFE